A single genomic interval of Melanotaenia boesemani isolate fMelBoe1 chromosome 4, fMelBoe1.pri, whole genome shotgun sequence harbors:
- the exoc1l gene encoding exocyst complex component 1-like — protein sequence MSSLLKKEMQRVLFQPEKQRLVEFIEIEEPSAGRHFLCVSVGKNSVVQICIVQCQLTKRSLKSGSKKSQTKRSSIQDSYKRTEIWSLQDLTLVDGRDPDVDDPCFLLQFDKVRTVTAVSCSAKYAMTRALVALSDKHYQRSLNIRNFDYAYIKPSTFYSNKGDCAVLSQICFYACNLLCLSMCHVPLDG from the exons ATGTCATCTCTTTTGAAGAAGGAGATGCAGAGAGTTTTATtccaaccagaaaaacaaagactagTGGAGTTTATAGAGATCGAAGAGCCGTCAGCTggaagacattttctgtgtgtttcag TTGGAAAAAACAGTGTGGTGCAAATATGCATAGTGCAATGTCAGCTCACTAAGAGGTCCCTAAAATCTGGATCCAAGAAGTCCCAAACCAAACGCTCCAGCATACAGGACAGCTACAAAAGGACAGAGATCTGGTCCCTGCAAGACTTGACTCTTGTTGACGGACGAGACCCTGATGTG GATGACCCCTGCTTCCTGCTTCAATTTGACAAGGTGCGTACAGTCACGGCTGTCAGCTGCTCAGCTAAATACGCTATGACACGTGCCCTGGTTGCCCTCAGCGACAAGCATTATCAGAGGTCACTGAATATACGAAACTTTGACTATGCTTACATCAAACCCTCCACCTTCTACTCCAACAAAGGGGATTGTGCTGTTCTATCACAGATATGCTTCTATGCCTGCAACCTGCTTTGTCTGTCCATGTGTCACGTTCCTCTGGATGGATAA